Proteins encoded in a region of the Pseudomonas sp. GOM7 genome:
- a CDS encoding glycosyltransferase family 4 protein translates to MRILIVSDAWSPQVNGVVTSLAALVRELRGLGHQVKLLSPADFRAVPCPTYPEIPLVWNLWQVGPAIRDFRPDCVHIATEGPLGWAARRWLVKRGLAFSSAIHTRFPEYVSTRWPWIAPRWGYAFLRAFHRPSQAVLVTTERLREEFAGWELRHLQLWRKGVDTSLFRPDAERSRPQQPVFLYVGRIAPEKNLQAFLDLDLPGEKRVVGDGPQREALQRQYPQVRFLGYRHGQALAEAYQQASVLVFPSRTDTYGLVMLEALACGTPVAAYPVAGPLDVLQPGQSGVMDEDLRTACLAALELDRGRCAELAAAQSWRASALEFLALQPLIDGEPVVLSEALAEG, encoded by the coding sequence GTGAGAATACTGATCGTCAGCGACGCCTGGTCACCGCAGGTCAACGGTGTGGTCACCAGCCTGGCAGCGCTGGTGCGTGAACTGCGCGGCCTGGGCCATCAGGTCAAGCTGCTGTCGCCGGCCGACTTCCGCGCCGTGCCGTGCCCGACCTACCCGGAAATCCCTCTGGTGTGGAACCTCTGGCAGGTCGGCCCGGCGATTCGTGACTTCCGCCCGGATTGCGTGCACATCGCCACCGAAGGCCCACTTGGCTGGGCGGCGCGGCGCTGGCTGGTCAAGCGTGGGCTGGCGTTTTCCTCTGCCATCCATACCCGCTTTCCCGAGTATGTCAGCACCCGCTGGCCGTGGATCGCGCCGCGCTGGGGCTATGCCTTCCTGCGCGCCTTCCATCGCCCCAGCCAGGCCGTGCTGGTGACCACCGAACGCCTGCGCGAGGAGTTCGCCGGCTGGGAGCTACGCCATCTGCAACTGTGGCGCAAGGGCGTGGATACCTCGTTGTTCCGGCCAGATGCGGAGCGTTCACGCCCGCAGCAGCCGGTGTTTCTCTATGTCGGGCGCATTGCGCCGGAAAAGAACCTGCAGGCCTTTCTCGATCTGGATTTGCCGGGCGAGAAGCGCGTGGTGGGTGACGGCCCGCAGCGCGAGGCGCTGCAGCGTCAGTATCCGCAGGTGCGCTTTCTCGGTTATCGCCATGGTCAGGCATTGGCCGAGGCCTATCAGCAGGCCTCGGTGCTGGTGTTCCCTTCGCGCACCGATACCTACGGCCTGGTGATGCTCGAGGCGCTGGCCTGTGGCACGCCGGTGGCGGCCTACCCGGTGGCCGGGCCGCTGGACGTGTTGCAGCCTGGGCAGAGCGGGGTCATGGACGAGGATCTGCGCACTGCCTGCCTGGCCGCGCTGGAGCTGGATCGCGGGCGCTGCGCCGAACTGGCCGCGGCGCAATCCTGGCGCGCCTCGGCGCTGGAGTTCCTGGCGCTGCAACCGCTGATCGACGGCGAGCCGGTGGTGCTCAGCGAGGCGCTGGCGGAAGGCTAG